CCAGCGTCCGAGAGCAGCGCGAGGCTGCCCGACACGAAAGCGTAGACGACCTCCACCACCAGAAACGCGCCCGTGAGCAGCAGCGCCATGCGGAGCTGCCGGGCGCTGGCATTCGCCCCGTGGTTGTGCCCCCCCTGGCTGTGCCCCCCGTGCTCCTCGTGCCCGTGGCCGCGCTCGCTCACGCCCCGGCCTGCTCCTGGGCCTGCCGGTCGGGTTCGGAAAGCTGCGCCGCCAGCGCCGGGAACAGCTCGCGCACCTGCTCCCGCGCCGCCTGGCGCGCCACCTCCTCGCGGGCGATCAGGCGGGCGCGCTCGTAGCGCAGGAGGTCGGGGTCGGCGTGCAGCAGGCCCAGCACTACCTCGGCGTCCTGAAGGCGGCCCAGGGCCTCCAGCGTCCCGGTCAGGGCGGGCGGCACCTCCTCCAGCAGGGCCAGGGTGTAGCGGTAGCGCTTGAGGCGTTTGCGCCAGGCGTGCCACTGTTCGGGGTCCCCGCTCGCCAGCGCGGCTTCCCCCTCGCGCCGCAGTTTCCGGCCGTCCTTTTGCACCAGCCGCCGTGCCCGGCCCTTCCAGCCACGGCTCAGGTCAAAGGCGGGCGGGCGTCCGGGCCAGGTGGTCCCGGCCAGCAGCGCCGCCCGACGGTCGGCCCAGATGCGGTCGAAGTAGGCCAGTGTTTCTTCGGGCACACTCAGCTCGACCAGGGCGTCCCGCAGGTGCCCGCCCGCCACGTCGTGGTCGCGCAGAGGGGCCGCGGCGCGGCGCAGGTCGCGCCAGGCCCGCTCGGTTTTGCCCCCTGCCTCCGCCACGCGCAGCTCGGCCTGGGCGCGCCGCGTCAGCTTGCGGGCCTCGTGGACGGCCTGCGGGTCGCCTGCGCGCAGTTCGTCCCACAGGGGCCTGAGCCGCTGCGCCGCCTGACTGCGTTTGCTCATGCTCGCCTCCCCGTCAGGGAAATGGTCCGGGTGGTCAGGGGTTCACCGAAGCTGGGAAACCGGCGGGCGGCCCCCGGATTGCCCGGCCCCTCCAGCACCGTCACCTCGGGCCGCCCGGTCACGTGGACGGTCAGCAGGGCGAGGCGGCCCGTCTCGTAGGCCCCCAGGTCCAGGTACAGATGCCGGCCCAGCCGCACCGGCACGCGCACGGGGGTATGCCCGTGAACGCTGTAGGTCACGCCCTCGGGCAGTGGGAAGGGACCCTCGAAGGGCCGCAGCCACAGCGCCGCCGACTCGGGGCTGGGGTACTGGGGGTGCTTCACCGGGGGGCTGGCGTGGGCGACCAGCACGCTGGGTTCCCCGGGCAGCGTCCGGTGCAGCTCGCCGTCCTCCGTCACGTACACCACCCGCACCAGGGTGTCGAGGTACTCGGCCAGCACGGGCGGAAACTGCTCCAGCGTCAGGGTGCCCGCCTCGCGGCGCACGCTCTGGCCGCCGTTGCCCATCCACCACTGAAGGCCCTCCATCGCGCGGCGGTAGTCGGCCAGCTCCCCCGAGGTGAGGTACTGGCGGTACCACTGCAACCCCTCCTGCGCCATACGCTCGTGGTTGCCCATCAGGAGGGTGGCGCGCCCCCGGCGGTGCAGGTCGAGCAGCAACTCCGCGCTGGCGAGGCTCTGCGGTCCGCGGTCGAGCGTGTCCCCCAGGCTGAGCAGGTGCGCCTGCGGCCCCAGCGTCGCCTCGATGTGGGCCACGGCCTCCGCCAGCAGGTCGGCCCGCCCGTGCAGGTCGGGGATGATGACGACGGGGCGGGTCATGAGGTTCCCTCTCCCGGTTCGTCTGAGAAATCCAGCAATGTCTGCTTGCTCCGCTCGCGCAGCAGACGGGCACCGTCAGGGTCGGGGGTAAAGGTCACGCCCCCGGCCGCCACCGTCACCCGGTAGGCCGCGCCGTCGCGCACGCCGGGCAGCCACTCGGCGGGAAGCTGGTACGTGCGGCCCCGCGCGTCCTCCACGTCCGCGAGGCCCGCGTCCTCGTCCAGCACGTCCACCACCAGCAGGTCACCGGCCCAGGTCATGGGGGCAGTCTAGCCCGCCACCCCGGTGAGAAGGGCGCAGGCCAGGAAAGCCGCAACCCTACCCGCCAGAACTCCGCCCCCTGCACCTTTTGGGCGACGGCCCTCTCACGCTGGCCCGCTACCTTGCGGGCATGAGCACCGCTTCCCCCTCCCCGCACCTCACCCGTCGCCGGCTGCTGCGTGGCCTGCTGGGCGGCGGGCTGGCGGCCGGGGCGCTGGGCGGCGCGGGCTGGGCGCAGGCGGCCCGCTTCGGCACCGTGCGCGAGTCGCGGCGGCTGCCGGGGCTGCAAGCGCCGCTGCGGGTGGCTTTTCTGACCGACCTGCACTACGGCCTGTACGTCTTCGCGGGCCGGGTGCGGGCCTGGGTGGACGCGGCCAACGCCGCACGCCCCGACCTGATCCTGCTCGGCGGGGACTTTCTGGACACCCGCGCCGGGGCGGACCCCGCGCCGCTGCTGACCGAACTCGCGCGGCTGCGGGCACCGCTGGGCGTCTACGGGGTGTGGGGCAACCACGATTACGGCAGCTTCGGGCAGGAGGAGGTGGGGCAGGACTGGCCGGCCCACCGCCAGAACCTCACCGCCGCCTTTGCCCGCGCGGGCATCGCGGTGCTGCGCAACACCGGGCAGGCCGTGCGCCCCGACCTATGGGTGGGCGGCGTGGACGACTTCATCTGCGGCCAGCCGGACGCCGCCGCCGCTCTCTCGGGGGCCGGGGAGCGGGCCACGCTGCTGCTGAGCCACAACCCCGACCTCCTCCCCGAGCTGCCCGGCCCGGTGGGGCTGGTCCTGTGCGGCCACACGCACGGCGGCCAGATCCGGCTGCCCCTGCTGGGTGCCCCGGTGGTGCCCAGCCGCTACGGCCAGCGCTACGCGATGGGCTGGGTCACGGGTGCCTATGGCACGCCCGCCTACGTCAGCCGGGGCCTGGGCACCAGCGGGCTGCCCTTTCGCAACCTGTGCGAGCCGGAACTTACCCTGCTGACCCTGCTGCCGGGATAGGGCGGCCCGCACCCCGGTCCTGCTCCAGCACGCCGAGCAGCGCGGCCACGACGGCCGGGTCGAAGTGGGTGCCGCTGCACTTCTCCAGGTGCGCGGCGGCCTCCGCGTGCGTCCAGGCCGGTTTGTAGGGGCGGACGCTGGTGAGGGCGTCGTACACGTCGCACACGGCGAAAATGCGGGCGTGCAGGGGAATGGCGTCCCCGGCCAGGCCGTGGGGGTAGCCGCTGCCGTCCCAGCATTCGTGGTGCGCGGCGATCACGTCGAGCGCGGCGCGGGGCAGAAAGGAAAGCTGCCCGGCCAGCCGCGCACCCTCGGTGACGTGTGCCTGCATCCGCGCCCGGCTGCCCGTGTCCAGGTGGCCGGGGTGGTGCAGGATGGCGTCGGGCATGCCGATCTTGCCGATGTCGTGCAGGTAGGCTCCCCAGCGCAGGTCGCGCAACGCCGCGCGGTCCAGGCCCAGCGCCTCCCCCAGCCGCAGCGCCAGCGCCGTGACCCGGTCGGTGTGGCCGTGCGTCTCGGCGTCCCGGGCTTCCAACATCAGGCCCAGGGCACGCAGCGCACTCTCGTGGGCCTCGCGCTCGCGCTCCTCGGCGTCCAGGCGGGCGGCCAGCAGCGTCAGCAGGCCGGTGACGGTGCGGACCAGGTGCCGCTCCTCCGGCGTCCAGGCGTGCGGCGTGAAGACGTGCGTCAGCAGCGTGCCCACCAGCCGCCCGCGCTGGTCGTGGACGGGCGCGGCGGTCAGCGCCAGCACGCCCAGCTCGGGAAAGCCCGCCGCCGCCGGGGCCGCGCGGGTGTCCTCGAAAAACAGCACCGAGTCGGAGTCTTGCAGGAGGCGCACCAGTGGCACCTCGGGCGACAGGCCGTGGGCCAGCAGCGCCTCCATCAGCGGTCCCTCGGGCAGCTCGCCGCTGGCCGCCCGCGCGTGGTAGGCCAGCGAGGTGTCCTGCAACTGGAAGTAGCCCGCCCCTATCGCCGCCGTCTGGCTCACCAGCGCGTCCAGCACGGGCTGCATCGCGCTGCCCAGGTCGGGTGCCGTCAGACCCAGGCGGGTGAGCTGGAGGGACAGGGCCTGGAGAGTCTCGTGCTCTCCGGAGAAGGGGCGGTCCATATCCCCCAGGCTAACGGGAGAAATCTCACAGAATCCTGGCAGCACAAGACCCCCCGGCCGGGAACCGGGGGGCCGTGGCGGGGGGCGCTTCAGGGAATGGGGAAGCCCCCGGCAAAGGCGTGAACTGCCGCCTTCACGTCCTCACCCTTCAGGGCACGGTCGATCAGGTCCGCGACGGTCTGCATGTCCGCCTCCTTCATGCCGCGTGTGGTGACGGCGGGCGTACCGATGCGGATGCCGCCGCCGTGCAGAATCTTTTCGGTATCAAAAGGGAGGGTGGACTTGCTGATGGTGATGTCGTTGGCGTCGAGCCGCCGGGTGGCCTTGGTGCCGTTGAGGCCCTGGGGGCGCAGGTCGAGCACGAAGAGGTGGTTGTCGGTGCCCCCCGACACCACCCGGTAGCCCCGCTCCTGAAAGGCCCCGGCCAGCGCCTGCGCGTTGCGGATGATCTGCGCGGCGTACTCCCGGAACTCGGGCTGGAGCGCCTCCCCGAACGCGACGGCCTTGGCGGCGATCACGTGTTCGAGCGGCCCGCCCTGGTAGCCGGGGAAGACGGCCCGGTCGATCTTCGCGCCGATCTCGGGGTCGTTGCTGAGGATGATGCCCCCGCGCGGGCCTCTGAGGGTCTTGTGGGTGGTGCTGGCGACCACGTGCGCGTGCGGCAGCGCGTTGGGATGCACGCCCGCCGCGATCAGGCCCGCGATATGCGCGATGTCCGCGAACAGCAGCGCTCCCACCTCGTCCGCGATCTGGCGGAAGGCGGCGAAGTCAATCGTGCGGCTGTAGGCGCTCGCCCCTGCGATGATCATCCTCGGCTGGTGCTCGTGCGCGAGGCGGCGCACTTCTTCCATGTCGATCAGTTCGGTCTCGGGATTCACCTGGTAGCCGACGATCCGGTAACGCATCCCCGAGAAGTTCACCGGGCTGCCGTGCGTCAGGTGCCCGCCGTGCGAGAGGTCCATGCCCAGCACGGTGTCGCCGGGTTCGAGCAGCGCGTTGTAGACGGCCAGGTTCGCGCTGCTGCCCGAGTGCGGCTGCACGTTGGCCCACTCGGCCCCGAACAGTTCCCGGGCACGCCCGATGGCGAGGCGCTCGACCTCGTCCACCACCTCGCAGCCGCCGTACCAGCGCTTGCCGGGGTAGCCCTCCGCGTACTTGTTGGTCAGCACGCTGCCCTGCGCGGCGCGCACCTCGGCGCTGCAAAAGTTCTCGGAGGCGATCAGTTCCAGGCCCACGCGCTGGCGCTCGGCCTCCTGCTGAATCAGGTCGAAGACGGCCGTGTCGCGCACGGCGGCCTGCCCGGTGATGGACGGCTCGGCGGTGGTCATGCAGGTACGGTAACACCCCGCCCGAATCCGGTGGGCAGGGTGTCTTTGCAGGGAGGACGCGGACACAAGCCGCACTTTCCCTCCGGCCGGAGACTCGGGCTGAGGGGTCAGCCTTGCAGCCGGAATCCGTTTTGCTCCTTCTCGCGCTGCCGTCCAATTCCTGAACAGTCGGGAGGGCACCGCCTGTTCATCCATCTCCCGAAATCCGCCCTTGTTCCTTCTCCCTCTGGTCGGATTTCCGGGTGTTTTCAACACCCTTCAATCGGAATCAGTCTTACTTGCAGTTGTTCACGGCCTGAAGGGCCTGGGGCAGCCCCTTGACCGGGAAGGTGTAGGTGAGTTCGCGCCCGTCGCTGCGCTTCACGCGCATCAGGACCTTGCTGCGCGCCGACTTGAAGGCCGCCAGCATCTGCGGGTCGAGTTCGTCGGGAACCGCCAGCGCCGTGAGGACGGGCTTGTCTTCACCGCCCACCGAGACGGTCTGCACCGTCCGCGCGGGGAGGGCATCGATACGGTAGGTGATGCTGGGCGTCGTCTCGGCCTTGTAGTCGGCCAGGGTGTACAGCGGGTCCTTGGTGTTGAGGTAGAACACGAAGCCGCCCTTCTGGCAGGACAGTTCCACGTAGGTCTTGTTGACCGTGTCGTTGACCTCGTCCAGATAGACGGTGCTGGTGTTGGCGTCGGTGATGGGGTCCTTGGTCTTGCTGTAGGACACGGTCGTCCCCGGAATGTAGGTGTCTGCCAGCGCTCCACCCGCCAGCACTGTCAACAACAGAACGGCTCCCTTTCTCATGAGCGGAGCATAACGGCCCGGCTGCCCCGGCACAGACAGATTTGCTTCATGTTCCCGGCGCGATATGTGGGCGGGCCGTTACTTGCAGTTGTTGACGAGGTTCAGCGCCTGATTGAAGCCCTTGACCGGGAAGGTGTAGCGGACCTCGGGCTGGCCGGTGCGCTGGACCCGCAGCACCACCTGGTTGCGGGCACTCTTGAAAGCATTCAGCAGCACGGCGTCAAAGTCCTTTTGAGCGGACAGGCTGGCCGGATCAGGATCACCGTTGACCGTGGCCCCCAGCGTCTTGGCAGTGCGGGGGGCCTGGGTGTCCACCTGATAGAGCAGGTCGGGTGTCAGTCCCTCGTTGTACTCGTCTTGCGTGACCAGGGGCACCTGGGCCGTCAGGAAGAAGAGGGGAACGCCGCCGCGGCACACGAACTGCACGGAGGTGGGGTTGTTCGTACCCGCCAGCTCGTCGATATACACGGTGCTGGTGTTCCGGCGGGTGGTGGGGTCCTGAGCCTTGTCGTAGGCCACGTTGGTCCCGGGGATGTAGGGGATGGAAGTTTGTGCCAGCGCCCCACCCGCCAGCATCGTCAGCAACAGAACGGCTCCCTTTCGCATGGCCGGAGCATACCTGCCCGGCTGGTCATCTGGGCACAGATTTGCTTCACGTTCCCAGCCGCCGCCGTACCTCGCGCAGTTCGTCCTCGCGGGCCAGGACTTGAAGGCTGTCGCCCGCCTCCAGGCGGGTTGCGCCCTTGGGAATCAGGAACTCGCCGCCGCGGTGGATCAGGATCACCAGGGCCTCGGGGGGCAGGTGCAGGTCCACGATGCGCTGGCCGTCGGCGTCGCTGCCCCGCTGCACCTCGACCTCCACCATCGCGTTCTTGCTGTGGCCGGTGGGGGTGTAGGTGATGGGGTTCACGCTGGGCACGGGCAGGGCTTCGCGCAGCCCCAGCAGGCGGGCCACCAGGGTCAGGGTGGTGCCCTGGAGCAGCACGCTGGTCAGCACGATAAAGAACACCACGTTGAAGAGCATCTGCGCCTGCGGCACGCCCGCCAGCAGCGGAAAGGTCGCCAGCACGATCGGCACCGCCCCGCGCAGGCCCACCCAGGCCACCATCGTCTTCTGGTTCAGCGGCATGGGGGAGGCCGCCAGGCTGAGGTACACGCTGATGGGGCGCGCTGCGAAGACCAGCACCAGCGCGCAGGCCAGCGCCAGCCCCGCCGTCGGCAGCAGCTCGCGCGGGTTGACCAGCAGCCCCAGCGTGAGGAACATCGCCACCTGCATCAGCCACGCCAGCCCGTCGTGAAAGGCCAGCAGGCTGCGCTTGTGGATGAAGTCGGCATTGCCCAGAATCACGCCCGCGATATAGATCGCCAGAAAGCCGCTGCCCCCCGCCACCGCCGCCCCGCTGAAGATGGTGAGCGCCAGTGCCAGGCTGAGGACCGAGTACAGCCCCTCGAACTGGAGTTGCAGGCGGTTGAGCAGCCACAGCGCCGCGCGGCCCAGCACCGCGCCCGCCAGCGCGCCGATCAGCATCTGCCGCACAAACAGCGGCACGATGTCCAGTACGCCCATACCGGGATGCGCGATCAGCTCCAGAATCCCCAACGTCAGAAAGACGGCCATCGGGTCGTTGCCGCCCGACTCGAACTCCAGCAGCGGGGCCACGTCGCCCTTCAGGCCCAGCGCCCGCTCCTTGAGCACGCTGAAGACCGCCGAGGCGTCGGTGCTGCTGACCACCGCGCCCAGCAGCCAGCCCGCCAGCCAGGGCCACCCCAGGGCGAAATGCGCGAAGGTCGCCATCACGCCCGCCGTGATCAGCACGCCCAGCGTCGCCAGGCTCAGGCCGCGCCGGATCACGGGGCGCGTCTCGCCCCAGTGGGTGGTCAGCCCGCCCTGAAACAGGATGAAACACAGCGCCACCGTGCCCAGCACCTGCGCGAAGCGGTAGTCGCTGAACTGGATGCCCAGCCCGTCGGTCCCCGCCAGCATCCCCACGCCCAGAAACAGCAGCAGTCCCGGAATGCCCAGCCGCCCGCCCAGCCGGCTGACCACCAGGCTCACCAGCAGCAGCACCCCGGCCACCAGCAGATAGACCTCCGCGTGAACCTCACCCATTGAACCTATGGTTTCACAGGTTCAGGGCGGCGCGGGAAGGACGAGACGAACTACAGGTCGCCGGCCAGCCAGCGCACCACGTTCTTTCCGAGGTTGGCGTTGCTGAGGTTCCCCCAGTTCTGGTACTGGTTCGTGGTGCCGTCGCTGAACGTCCCGTCGCTGAAGGTGCTGGTGTCGCCCCAGGCGGCCACGCGGCCCGCGCCGACCGTGTTCACGCCCAGGTAGGTCCTGCCGCCCGTGCCCAGCACGCCGGTGCCGCCCAGCACGTCGATGCTGGTGCCCACGTACACGCCCGCGCTCGCCACGTCGTCCCCGCTGCCCGCGCCGCCGACCACGATGGGGTGCGTGGGGCTGGTGGGCGTGGCCGTGTAGACGGGGTCGCTGAAACTGGAGTTGAAGGAATGCCGCAGGCCGAACAGGGTGTCACTGTCCAGGCTGCGCTGGAGGTTGCTTCCCACGCTGGCCGGGGTGCTGCCGTCCCAGCCGTCGAAGGCCTCCGGGCTGTCCCAGCCGTCGCTGTCGCGGTCGGAGTCTCGGTGGTCGCTGATCATGAACAGGCCCCCGCCGTTCTGCACGAAGCTCTGGATGGCCGCGCGCTCGCTGTCGGAAAAGGGGTTCTGCGGTTCAGCGATCACCAGCACCCGCGCCCCGCTCAGGGCGGTGGACGTGATGGCGCTGCCCGTCAGCGTCTGCACGGTGTAGCCCAGGCCCCGCAGCGCCGAGGCGTAGTCGCTGTACGCCCCGTCGATGCGCCAGTCGGCATTCCCGGCATCCTCGTGCTTGGTGAGGTCGAACAGCACGGTTTTCCCGGTCGGGGTGCCGCCCGTTCCCCCGCCGTTGGCCGCGCCCGCCGTGGCCGTCTGCACCCGGAAGTCGGTGCTGTTCGCGCCCGTGTCCTGCCCGTCGGGCACGCGGGCCAGGGCCGACCCCGCGCCGGTCGTGGGGGCGGGCGTGCCCTCGCCCCGGCCCACGCTGGGGGTGCCGTAGGCGACCGCGTCGATCAAGGTGCCCGACTTCAGCAGGCGCAGGCCGCCGCTGCCGTTGTTCAGGTCTGCCCCGGCGTCCACCAGATTCCGGTTCGCCACCCCCGTGTCCTGCGCCACCACGAAATAGCCGCTGGCCGGAATGGTGCCCGAGAGGGTGATCGTGCGGTACTGCGTGCCCGCCGTGTCATAGGCCGCCAGGGTGTACCCGCTCAGGCTCTTGCCCGCCGGACCGCGCAGCTCGATAAAGGTGCCCGTGTCGGTGCTCGGCGCGTCGTAGTACAGCTCGTTGATCACGGGTTCGCCCGCCGCCGCGAGGGGGGCCAGGACCGGGCGGGCCGCCTCGGGGCCGGCCTGGGGAACCGCACCACACGCGGCCAGGGTCAGGGCGAGGGTCAGAAGCGCGGGCAGTCGTCTGCGGGAGGTCACGCGCCCACCCTGCCACCGGACCTGTAATGGGGGGGTGATGGCCCCGCCTTGATCCTCCACCCCCCGCCCGTTACCCTGGGCGGCATGACGCCCCGGGCCGGTACACCTTCGCCGTTTAGCGGCGGCCGGGGCACGCCCGTCTGACCCCAGACGCCGCGCGACACCCCGCCTTTTGCCGAGGCGGGGCCTTTTTTATTCGGACCGTTTTATTCCGATCGGAGACACCATGAGAGAAGAAGCCCTGCAAGCCATCCAGGCCGCCCCCGACCTCGCCGCCCTGCAAGCCGTCAAGACGAGATACGTGGGCAAGAGCGGCCTCGTGACGAAGGAACTCGGTTCGCTCGGCAAGCTCCCGCCCGAGGAACGCAAGGCCAGGGGCGCGGAAATCAACGCGCTGCGCCAGGCCATCGACACCGCCCTGACGGAACGCGAGGCGGTGCTGAAACGTGCCGCGCTGGACGCCAAACTCGCCTCGGAAGCCCTCGACGTGACCCTGCCCGGCCTGGGCCTGCCGGCGGGTGGCCTGCACCCCATCAGCCGCGTGTACGACGACCTGATTCACATCTACGAGCGGATGGGGTATGCGGTGGTCGAGGGACCGGAGGTCGAGGACGAGCACCACAACTTCGAGGCGCTGAACGTGCCGTGGTACCACCCTGCCCGCGACCTGCAAGACACCTTCTGGCTGGAGGACGGCCGCCTGCTGCGCACCCACACCAGCCCCATGCAAATCCGCTACATGGTGGACCACGAGCCGCCCCTCAAAATCGTGGTGCGCGGCAAGGTCTACCGCTACGAGGCCACCGACGCCACCCACGAGGCGATGTTCCACCAGCTCGAAGGTCTGGTCGTGGGCGACGGCATCAGCATGGCCGACCTCAAGGGCACGATTGCCGAGATGGCCCGCGGGCTGTACGGGCCTTCAGCGAAGGTGCGCTTTCAGCCCTCCTACTACCCCTTCGTCGAACCCGGAGCCGACTTCGCGGTGTGGTGGGAAAATCCGCGCGGCGAGAGCAAGTGGCTGGAGCTGGGCGGCTGCGGCATGGTCCACCCCAACGTCTTCCGGGCCGTGGACGACCTGCGCGAGGCGGCGGGCAAGGAGCGCGTGTACGAGGGCAAGACCGGCTTCGCCTTCGGGCTGGGGCCGGAGCGCATCGCCATGCTGAAGTACGGGATTCCCGATATTCGCTACTTCTACGCGAACGACCCGCGGGTGATGGGGCAGTTCCGGGGGGAGCTGGGGTGAGGGGCTGTGAGCCGTGAGCGATGAGCTATGAAAAAGATGGCTTCAGCTTCAGGCGGAAGCTTCCTGGTGCCTGTTCATAGCTCACAGCTCATCGCTTACTGCTCCTCCCCACGCCGCCTATGCGCGACTATCAGGAACTTCTCGTCTGGCAACGCGCCCACGCCCTCACTCTGCGCGTGTATGAATTCACCCGGACCTTCCCTGGTGAAGAGCACTTCGGCATCACGAGTCAGGTGCGCCGCGCCGTCTCTTCTGTGGCCGCCAACATCGCTGAGGGCTGCGGCCGGAGCGGGGATACGGAACTCGCACGCTTTCTCAGCATTGCTCTCGGTTCCCTGGCTGAAACCACCTACTTTCTGCTGCTGGCGCGCGACCTCGATTACCTCCCGCACGATGACCATGACACCCTGAACAGGGAAGCGACGGAGGTCCGGCGCATGTTGATTGCCTTCCACCGTCGGCTCAGGCCGCTGGAAAGCGGTGAGCTATGAACCTGCGTCCGAACACTTTTGCTTTTGGCGTCAGCCATCTTTTTCATAGCTCAAAGCTCATCGCTCAAAGCCCACATCGCTCAAAGCCCCTCCCCTGAGGTCCCCATGAAACTCCCCTACTCCTGGCTCCAGGAACTCGTCCCCCAGCTTCCCCCCGTCGCCGACCTCGAACCCGTCCTTGCCAACATGGGCCTCCCGCTGGAGGGCATCGAGGAAGTCCCCGCCCCCGCCGAGGGCGTTCTGCTCGCGGCTGTCACCGCCGCCGAACCCCTGGAAGGCACGCAACTCACGCGGCTCTCGCTGGACGTGGGGCCGCACGGCGCGCGCACCATCGCCTCGGGTGCGCCGAACGCGGTGGGCTTGCCCGCCGGAACGATGGTCGCCCTGGTCACGCCCGGAACCAAGCTGGGCGAGGTCGAGTACGGCATCCGCGCCATGCAGGGCGTCGAGTCCTGGGGCATGGCCGCCAGCGCGAAGGAACTCGGCATCGGGGAGGCCAGCGCGGGCCTGCTGCTGTTCCCGGCGGGGACGGCGGCCCCCGGCACCCCCCTGCGCGAGCTGTGGCCCGCCGACCGTGTGCTGGACGTGGAGGTCACGCCCAACCGGGCCGACGTGCTGAGTGCCCTGGGCCTCGCGCGGGACCTGGCGGCCTTCCTCAAGTTGGATCTGGTGGAGCCGGAAGCCGGGCCGCAGCCAGAGGGCGAGGGCGAGATTCGCGTCACCCTCCCCCCGCGCGGCGTGACGCTGGAGCGCGACCCCTCGCAGAAAATCCGCTTCGGCTGCGACCACTTCGCCGCCCGCACGGTGAGCGGCGTGCAGAACGGCCCCAGTCCCCTCTGGATGCAGCGCCGCATCACGTTGGCGGGGATGCGCCCCATCGACCTCATCGTGGATACCAGCAACTACGTGATGCTGGAACTGGGCCAGCCCACCGCGCTGTACGACCGCCGCGAGGTGGTGGACGACCAGATCATCGTGTCCTTCGGGCTGCGGCAGGGCGAGGTGGTGCGCGACCTGCTGGGGAACGAACACACCGTCGGCCCCGAAGACCTGCTGATCCGCGACGGGCGCGAGGTGACGATTCCCAGCGTCGCGGAGGCGTTCGCTGCGGCGGGCGAACCGAAACAGGGCCAGGGCGTGCTGGGCATCGCGGGCATCATGGGCGGCGAGCATGGGCATGTGCGGGCAGATACGTCGGACGTGGTGATTGAGTCGGCCCACTTCGACCCGGTCCTGCTCCGCCGCACCAGCACCCGCCTGGGCCTCAAGACCGACGCCGTGTACCGCTACGAGCGCGGCGTGGACCCCCTCCTGGCCCCGCGCGGCGCGAACCGGGTGGCGGGCCTGCTCGAGCAGTACGGCGGCGGGCGGCCCTTCCCCGGCGCGACGGTCGTCGGGCAGCCGGAGGTGCCCGGCCCCATCGAGGCGACGGGCGACCAGATTCGCGCGCTGCTGGGGATGGAGATTGACACGGGCGAGATGGAAGGCCTCCTCACCCGCCTGGGCTGCCGCGTGGTGCGGGACGGCGACCGCCTGACCGTCACTCCCCCTTCGTGGCGCGTCGACATGACCATCTGGCAGGACGTGGCGGAGGAGGTGGCCCGGTTGCACGGCTACGCCCACCTCCCCGAGTCGCTGCCCACCCTGCGCGTCCACGAG
This is a stretch of genomic DNA from Deinococcus carri. It encodes these proteins:
- the pheS gene encoding phenylalanine--tRNA ligase subunit alpha, whose amino-acid sequence is MREEALQAIQAAPDLAALQAVKTRYVGKSGLVTKELGSLGKLPPEERKARGAEINALRQAIDTALTEREAVLKRAALDAKLASEALDVTLPGLGLPAGGLHPISRVYDDLIHIYERMGYAVVEGPEVEDEHHNFEALNVPWYHPARDLQDTFWLEDGRLLRTHTSPMQIRYMVDHEPPLKIVVRGKVYRYEATDATHEAMFHQLEGLVVGDGISMADLKGTIAEMARGLYGPSAKVRFQPSYYPFVEPGADFAVWWENPRGESKWLELGGCGMVHPNVFRAVDDLREAAGKERVYEGKTGFAFGLGPERIAMLKYGIPDIRYFYANDPRVMGQFRGELG
- a CDS encoding four helix bundle protein, with the protein product MRDYQELLVWQRAHALTLRVYEFTRTFPGEEHFGITSQVRRAVSSVAANIAEGCGRSGDTELARFLSIALGSLAETTYFLLLARDLDYLPHDDHDTLNREATEVRRMLIAFHRRLRPLESGEL
- a CDS encoding phenylalanine--tRNA ligase subunit beta, which translates into the protein MKLPYSWLQELVPQLPPVADLEPVLANMGLPLEGIEEVPAPAEGVLLAAVTAAEPLEGTQLTRLSLDVGPHGARTIASGAPNAVGLPAGTMVALVTPGTKLGEVEYGIRAMQGVESWGMAASAKELGIGEASAGLLLFPAGTAAPGTPLRELWPADRVLDVEVTPNRADVLSALGLARDLAAFLKLDLVEPEAGPQPEGEGEIRVTLPPRGVTLERDPSQKIRFGCDHFAARTVSGVQNGPSPLWMQRRITLAGMRPIDLIVDTSNYVMLELGQPTALYDRREVVDDQIIVSFGLRQGEVVRDLLGNEHTVGPEDLLIRDGREVTIPSVAEAFAAAGEPKQGQGVLGIAGIMGGEHGHVRADTSDVVIESAHFDPVLLRRTSTRLGLKTDAVYRYERGVDPLLAPRGANRVAGLLEQYGGGRPFPGATVVGQPEVPGPIEATGDQIRALLGMEIDTGEMEGLLTRLGCRVVRDGDRLTVTPPSWRVDMTIWQDVAEEVARLHGYAHLPESLPTLRVHESNLGAERASGERGTLRRTLSGLGFQEVVTYTFTSDEEAEKARSERPGVRLRNPLTADRTGMRTALYPSLLKAAQAHPKGERVLLFELGRIFPAQGEQERLGLLMRGPLAPQTHAPGVAGSFGVFKGLVEAFAASLGATLDIRQVRGEAVPPALHPGIAGEVVWNGVPVGWLGALHPEIAGDFGLKGDTFLLEAALPLPGRSWAFRDPSRAPAAWRDLAVIAPTTVSYGEMAALLRQEAGELLESVEPFDVYEGAPIPEGQRSVAVRLVFRGQKTLTDAEVDPIMDRLMDAVRAQGWGIREK